CGGCCGTCGATCGGCGCCTGGGCGGCGCACGAGATCTTCGCCATCCGCCTGCGCTTCACCCCGATCGACTGGCAGGAAGCCGGGGCGGAGGTTGCGGTCAGGGTGGCGGTGGCGGGCGATTTCGACCCGACCGGCCTGCCCGACCCGGTGGTCATTCTGCTGCGCTTCACGCTGGCGGCCGACGGCATCAGCCGGCTGGTGGTGGCACCGGTCGGTGCACCGATACCCGGCCCGGCCGGGTTCTGACCGCCGGAGACGAGCTTGCGCCGCTTCCTGCCCAGCCTGTCTGCCCTCCACGCCTTCGATGCGGCGGTGCGCTATCTGAG
The nucleotide sequence above comes from Tistrella mobilis. Encoded proteins:
- a CDS encoding nuclear transport factor 2 family protein — protein: MPDAPLMSRLSNLATPLVLDWIEAVNEDDFDSFRQLFTEGAEVVRGDRLIHGRPSIGAWAAHEIFAIRLRFTPIDWQEAGAEVAVRVAVAGDFDPTGLPDPVVILLRFTLAADGISRLVVAPVGAPIPGPAGF